A single genomic interval of Candidatus Desulfofervidus auxilii harbors:
- a CDS encoding phosphate ABC transporter substrate-binding protein, whose protein sequence is MKRFLSIFLILFIAQISLAGEIVIKGSTTVLPIVQAVAEVFMKQHPEIKISVSGGGSGNGIKALIDGTCDIADSSRFIKQKEIKMAIAKGVYPVPHRIALDGVVPIVHPSNPIENLTLAQLHDIYTGKIKNWKKVGGFDHNIVVVSRDTSSGTYEVWREKVMKKDRVTPRALLQASNGAVIQTVAHNKWAIGYVGIGYLNKQVKAIKVEGVMPTKDTIRIGKFPITRPLFMFTNGWPEGEIATFINFVLSPIGQRIVEKTGYVAIYPVQ, encoded by the coding sequence ATGAAACGGTTTTTAAGTATTTTTTTAATTTTATTTATTGCTCAAATTAGTCTTGCTGGAGAGATAGTAATAAAGGGCTCTACCACAGTTTTACCTATTGTGCAGGCAGTAGCTGAAGTTTTTATGAAGCAACATCCAGAAATAAAGATCTCTGTTTCTGGTGGTGGCTCAGGCAATGGGATTAAGGCATTAATAGATGGGACTTGCGATATTGCCGATAGTTCCCGTTTTATAAAACAAAAGGAGATAAAGATGGCTATTGCTAAAGGGGTTTATCCAGTGCCTCATCGTATTGCCCTAGATGGAGTAGTGCCTATTGTGCATCCATCAAATCCTATAGAAAATCTTACATTGGCTCAATTGCACGATATTTATACAGGCAAGATTAAAAATTGGAAAAAAGTAGGTGGATTTGATCACAATATTGTTGTCGTTTCTAGAGATACGAGCTCTGGGACTTATGAAGTATGGAGAGAAAAGGTGATGAAAAAAGACAGAGTAACTCCACGTGCCTTATTACAGGCATCTAATGGAGCAGTAATTCAAACAGTTGCTCACAATAAATGGGCAATTGGTTATGTTGGCATTGGTTATTTAAATAAACAAGTAAAAGCAATTAAAGTAGAAGGAGTAATGCCTACAAAAGACACAATTAGGATAGGAAAATTCCCAATTACCCGTCCATTATTTATGTTTACAAATGGTTGGCCTGAAGGTGAAATAGCTACTTTTATTAATTTTGTCTTATCTCCTATTGGGCAGAGGATTGTGGAGAAGACAGGTTATGTAGCCATTTACCCAGTGCAATAA
- a CDS encoding flavodoxin domain-containing protein → MKTLIVYATKYGSTKEIVNWMKERIEFEVEDFNVKDAPSPKDYDLIIIGGPVYEERILKEVEEYIEKYKEILEEKKVAIFCVCLDTRGVYVRGNIIGGWNYLMPILRKFKNPPIHAAILHGEINPKKLTEEDKKRLLYFYNKILKKNYTSVPYRTMMQKQEVWEFIERLVNKLVYKE, encoded by the coding sequence ATGAAGACACTTATTGTTTATGCTACAAAATATGGTTCAACAAAAGAGATTGTTAATTGGATGAAAGAAAGAATTGAATTTGAGGTAGAAGACTTTAATGTAAAAGATGCACCTTCACCAAAAGATTATGATTTAATCATTATTGGTGGTCCTGTTTATGAAGAAAGGATTTTAAAGGAAGTTGAAGAGTATATTGAAAAATATAAAGAAATATTGGAAGAAAAGAAAGTAGCTATCTTTTGTGTTTGTCTTGATACAAGAGGGGTATATGTAAGAGGAAATATTATTGGTGGATGGAATTATCTTATGCCTATTTTAAGAAAATTTAAAAATCCACCTATTCATGCAGCTATTTTACATGGTGAGATAAATCCAAAAAAATTAACAGAAGAAGATAAAAAAAGATTGCTTTATTTTTATAACAAAATCTTAAAGAAAAATTATACCTCTGTCCCTTATCGCACCATGATGCAAAAACAAGAAGTTTGGGAATTTATAGAAAGACTTGTTAATAAGCTTGTTTATAAAGAATAA
- a CDS encoding retropepsin-like domain-containing protein: MAVILKKIKLKGSKGEVEKEAIFDSGSTYSCIHPELAKKLGTIEPLPEPMEFLTAEEGRKITAKGAVRLNFYIDKYRFSDEFMVIDNLSNGVIIGAATLQKWRLKLDFEKDEIIIDPKVTKLWLLKI, from the coding sequence ATGGCGGTAATTTTAAAAAAAATAAAACTTAAAGGTTCGAAAGGAGAGGTAGAAAAAGAAGCAATATTTGATTCAGGTTCTACTTATTCATGCATTCATCCAGAACTTGCAAAAAAACTTGGAACAATTGAACCACTCCCAGAACCTATGGAGTTTTTAACAGCTGAAGAAGGTAGAAAAATAACAGCAAAGGGAGCGGTAAGATTAAACTTTTATATTGATAAATATCGTTTTTCAGATGAATTTATGGTTATAGATAATCTTTCTAATGGAGTAATAATTGGGGCAGCAACTTTACAGAAATGGCGATTAAAGCTTGATTTTGAAAAAGATGAAATAATCATTGACCCAAAGGTAACAAAACTTTGGTTATTAAAAATATGA
- the pstB gene encoding phosphate ABC transporter ATP-binding protein PstB, with amino-acid sequence MAKMKIKIATENLSFYYGDFCAIKNISLKFPENKVTALIGPSGCGKSTFIRCLNRMNDFIPGARVEGKVLLDGKNIYDKNINVTEVRRRVGMVFQKPNPLPKSVFENIAYGLKINGWRNKAEIAAKVEESLKAVALWDEVKDRLKKSALSLSGGQQQRLCIARALAIEPEVLLMDEPCSALDPIATQKIEELIHKLKEKYTIIIVTHNMQQAARVSDYTAFFYMGSLIEVGTTEEIFTKPKEKQTEDYITGRFG; translated from the coding sequence ATGGCCAAGATGAAAATAAAGATAGCTACTGAAAATCTAAGCTTTTATTATGGAGATTTCTGTGCAATAAAGAATATTTCACTTAAATTTCCAGAGAATAAAGTTACTGCCTTAATTGGCCCTTCAGGTTGTGGAAAGAGCACATTTATTAGATGTTTAAACAGGATGAATGATTTTATTCCAGGGGCTAGAGTAGAAGGAAAAGTGCTTTTAGATGGAAAAAACATCTATGACAAAAATATAAATGTAACAGAGGTAAGGAGAAGGGTAGGTATGGTATTTCAAAAACCAAATCCCTTGCCCAAGTCTGTTTTTGAAAACATAGCTTATGGGTTGAAGATAAATGGATGGAGAAATAAGGCTGAGATTGCAGCCAAAGTAGAGGAAAGTCTTAAAGCAGTTGCCCTTTGGGATGAAGTGAAAGATAGACTTAAGAAATCAGCACTTTCTCTCTCTGGAGGGCAGCAACAAAGGCTTTGTATTGCTCGTGCATTAGCGATTGAGCCAGAGGTGTTGCTTATGGATGAACCATGTTCTGCCTTAGATCCCATTGCTACCCAAAAAATAGAGGAATTAATACATAAACTTAAAGAAAAATATACCATTATTATTGTTACTCATAATATGCAGCAGGCAGCTCGTGTTTCTGACTATACAGCCTTTTTTTATATGGGAAGTCTTATTGAAGTAGGCACAACAGAAGAGATATTTACAAAACCAAAAGAAAAACAGACAGAAGATTATATTACAGGAAGGTTTGGATAA
- a CDS encoding metallophosphoesterase, with amino-acid sequence MTKDEKIKIAHISDLHITGPNFVSQWGENVIDILNSEMPEILIITGDLTDDGYVHEYELAKTYIDRIKVKNKIIVPGNHDARNEGYIIFEEIFGTRYPYYENEKVVILGIDSSQPDVDDGHVGRENYELIREKLSINNKVKILAMHHHLIPIPGTGRERNIPSDAGDVLKICMELGVNFVLSGHKHLPWTWRLENTYLITAGTATSRRLKGRSYPSFNILEIPAIHTDKQDKMAILKEVDVTNKKFREILRGFRALKNTSF; translated from the coding sequence ATGACCAAAGATGAAAAAATAAAAATAGCGCATATCTCTGATTTGCATATTACAGGCCCAAATTTTGTTTCACAATGGGGTGAAAATGTTATTGATATTTTAAATTCTGAAATGCCAGAGATACTTATCATTACAGGTGACCTTACAGATGATGGATATGTCCATGAATATGAATTGGCAAAAACATATATCGATAGAATAAAGGTGAAGAATAAAATAATAGTACCAGGCAATCATGATGCAAGAAACGAGGGATATATAATTTTTGAGGAAATTTTTGGAACAAGATACCCTTACTATGAAAATGAGAAAGTAGTGATTTTGGGGATAGATTCCAGTCAACCAGACGTAGATGATGGACATGTAGGACGGGAAAATTATGAACTCATAAGAGAAAAATTATCAATAAACAACAAGGTAAAAATACTGGCCATGCATCATCACCTTATTCCTATTCCTGGAACAGGAAGGGAGAGAAACATACCCTCAGATGCAGGGGATGTTCTAAAAATTTGTATGGAGTTGGGAGTAAATTTTGTTCTTTCAGGCCATAAGCACTTGCCCTGGACATGGAGGCTAGAGAATACCTATCTTATCACAGCAGGGACAGCTACATCTCGCAGGCTGAAGGGTAGGTCTTATCCTTCATTTAACATATTAGAGATACCTGCAATTCACACAGACAAGCAAGATAAAATGGCTATTTTGAAAGAAGTGGATGTAACAAATAAGAAATTTAGGGAAATACTAAGAGGTTTTAGGGCATTAAAGAACACCTCTTTCTGA
- a CDS encoding CBS domain-containing protein, giving the protein MKVSEIMITEIEKISPNARVSEAISLMLKEGIRSLIVIPESGEDVYGIVTVRDVVYKVLAKGLNPNEMEVKSIATKPLVSIDSHYNVTHAASLMANLNLARLVVTEFGRIVGIVTLMDILRASERGVL; this is encoded by the coding sequence ATGAAGGTTAGTGAAATCATGATTACAGAAATCGAAAAAATTTCACCAAATGCCAGGGTCTCAGAGGCAATATCCTTAATGCTTAAAGAGGGGATAAGGAGTTTGATAGTTATACCGGAAAGTGGAGAAGATGTCTATGGAATTGTCACTGTAAGAGATGTAGTTTATAAGGTCTTGGCAAAGGGTCTAAACCCAAATGAAATGGAGGTCAAAAGCATTGCCACTAAACCCTTGGTTTCAATTGATAGCCATTACAATGTTACCCATGCTGCGAGTCTTATGGCAAATCTAAACTTAGCTAGATTGGTTGTTACCGAATTCGGAAGGATTGTAGGGATAGTCACACTTATGGATATTTTAAGGGCATCAGAAAGAGGTGTTCTTTAA
- a CDS encoding transposase: MKGFRATKQVLFAQAVKKGKRDYTLDIDATAILAEKKEAEMTYKGFRGYMPMVGHLAENGLVIYAEFRQGNVSPSAKNLEFIKHCERQMPRGKRIGYLRADAASYQAEIFNYCEQKGIKFAIGAHIDRAVKEAILSIKEDEWRP; the protein is encoded by the coding sequence ATTAAAGGGTTTAGAGCAACTAAACAGGTTTTATTTGCACAAGCAGTTAAAAAAGGAAAAAGAGATTATACTCTTGATATAGATGCAACGGCTATTTTAGCAGAGAAGAAAGAGGCAGAGATGACATATAAGGGATTTAGAGGATACATGCCTATGGTAGGGCATTTAGCAGAAAATGGGTTAGTAATTTATGCAGAATTTCGCCAAGGCAATGTTTCTCCTTCAGCCAAAAACTTGGAGTTTATAAAACACTGTGAAAGGCAAATGCCAAGGGGAAAAAGGATAGGATATTTAAGAGCAGATGCAGCATCTTATCAAGCAGAGATATTTAATTATTGTGAACAAAAGGGAATAAAATTTGCCATAGGTGCCCATATAGATAGAGCGGTCAAAGAAGCGATTTTGTCTAT
- a CDS encoding winged helix-turn-helix domain-containing protein yields MSTILVIEDDKDIANLIAYHLEKANYKVIIAHDGKEGFSLAKKALPTLILLDLMLPEIDGLEICRMLKANEDTKNIPIIMVTAKGEEVDKIVGFELGADDYIVKPFSPRELVLRVKAVLRRLSPPKDKNILEADGLKVDIDAYKVSIDGEPVHLTITEFNLLVTLMEKRGRVFSREMLLEKVWGYSFEGYARTVDVHIKRLRQKLKDKAYLIETVRGVGYRFKE; encoded by the coding sequence ATGTCCACTATACTCGTCATTGAAGACGATAAAGATATTGCTAATTTAATTGCCTATCATTTGGAAAAAGCAAATTATAAAGTGATTATTGCCCATGATGGAAAAGAAGGGTTTTCTTTAGCAAAGAAGGCATTACCCACCCTTATTTTATTAGACCTTATGTTACCTGAGATAGATGGTTTAGAGATTTGTCGTATGCTCAAAGCAAATGAAGATACTAAAAATATTCCCATTATAATGGTCACAGCAAAGGGTGAAGAGGTAGATAAAATAGTGGGATTTGAACTTGGTGCAGATGACTATATCGTAAAACCCTTTAGTCCAAGAGAGCTGGTTTTAAGGGTAAAGGCAGTATTAAGAAGGCTCTCTCCACCTAAAGACAAAAATATTTTAGAAGCAGATGGATTAAAAGTAGATATAGATGCTTATAAGGTGAGCATTGATGGTGAACCTGTGCATCTGACCATAACTGAATTCAATTTATTAGTAACTTTAATGGAAAAAAGAGGAAGGGTATTTAGCAGAGAAATGCTTCTTGAAAAGGTTTGGGGATATTCCTTTGAAGGTTATGCCCGTACTGTAGATGTCCATATCAAACGTCTTCGGCAAAAATTAAAAGATAAGGCATATTTGATAGAAACAGTGAGAGGGGTAGGTTATCGTTTTAAAGAGTAA
- a CDS encoding LbtU family siderophore porin: protein MKKGVVCLLLMVLLMSSSYAKEKSIIDTIAERIEFHGELEAGFKVEAVGHRSKNNKVHSEIQLTTAGLSIEASVTDWINVAVVPLFEVDEFFIDEGYMTIGPTENIPFYLTGGLLYHPFGKREEYTHFPDDPFVNFPLTLYFGEIWDPGLIVGYTQKLPVGSLTLEGFLVYSDVSKCDDERHADTFGFNVSYNLSNEDYSFEIGGSYISNVLDASGLKDYFGDPAWDGDLVSEKDVDGIAVYMSGEYKNFYFTAEYMTVTEPFKNFNSREENLDWENEPRLLKDTKNETLHPHVWGFEIGANIEEMLGLPKPVEVMFRYEGSLEAQPIYDIPKNRWAIGVNIGLYEYLTWSVAYAVEDYDPDWETDYEDDRTSRNLFFTQMAVEF, encoded by the coding sequence ATGAAAAAGGGAGTAGTATGTTTATTGTTAATGGTTTTGTTGATGAGTTCTTCTTATGCAAAAGAAAAAAGTATTATTGACACTATTGCTGAAAGAATTGAATTTCATGGGGAATTGGAAGCAGGATTTAAAGTAGAAGCAGTGGGGCATAGAAGTAAAAATAACAAAGTGCATAGTGAAATTCAGCTTACTACAGCAGGTCTTTCCATTGAAGCCAGTGTTACAGACTGGATAAATGTTGCAGTAGTGCCTCTATTTGAAGTAGATGAATTCTTTATTGATGAAGGTTATATGACAATAGGGCCAACAGAGAATATACCATTTTATCTTACTGGTGGATTGCTTTATCACCCTTTTGGGAAAAGAGAAGAATACACACACTTTCCTGATGACCCATTTGTAAACTTTCCACTTACTCTTTATTTTGGTGAAATCTGGGATCCAGGTTTGATAGTTGGATACACACAAAAACTTCCTGTAGGCAGTTTGACTTTAGAAGGATTTTTAGTCTATTCAGATGTGAGCAAATGTGATGATGAGCGCCATGCAGATACATTTGGTTTTAATGTCTCTTATAATTTATCTAATGAAGATTATAGTTTTGAAATAGGTGGTTCTTATATCAGTAATGTGCTTGATGCAAGTGGCTTGAAAGATTATTTTGGTGATCCAGCTTGGGATGGAGATTTAGTTTCTGAAAAGGATGTAGATGGTATAGCTGTTTATATGAGCGGTGAGTACAAAAACTTTTATTTCACAGCTGAATATATGACAGTAACTGAACCTTTTAAAAATTTTAATAGCAGAGAAGAAAATTTAGACTGGGAGAATGAACCAAGATTGTTAAAAGACACAAAGAATGAAACTTTACATCCCCATGTATGGGGATTTGAAATCGGAGCAAATATAGAGGAAATGTTAGGATTACCTAAACCTGTTGAGGTAATGTTTAGATATGAAGGTTCTTTAGAAGCACAGCCTATTTATGATATACCAAAGAATAGATGGGCAATTGGGGTTAATATTGGTCTTTATGAATATCTTACTTGGTCAGTGGCATATGCTGTAGAAGACTATGACCCGGATTGGGAGACAGATTATGAAGATGATAGAACTAGCCGAAATCTTTTCTTCACTCAAATGGCTGTAGAATTTTAG
- the hutW gene encoding heme anaerobic degradation radical SAM methyltransferase ChuW/HutW, with protein MQKKKYNIGQLRRHTSEMTDERAFFANETDNPLCYAFDKKPSVHPFLKGIPIENYKNVWEDSLNKKAKPEKRAIYINIPFCETHCIFCGFYQNAFKKEEESNYIECLLKEMEMLSDKLFIVSHPFHAVYLGGGTPTALSAKGLFKILTAINKYFPLSNDCEITVEGRIYHFDKEKILACIDAGANRFSLGVQSFNTFVRKKMGRIEEKERVIETLNYIKELNYAILVIDLIYGFPYQSMEIWEEDIKEFIDLEIDSADFYQLHIYKGKRLEKAVNEGKIAPFADIPNQALMYKKAVEMMKKERYLRLSMTHWARDHRERNIYNTLARCGSVCIPIGSGAGGWFNNYFFYQDNNLSSYYKRIKNNEKPISFCMRWPDYATMFREIIGSIETKGACNLRKISKKYKYDLEDIFLPILNQWEKVGLIRLNDGWLELTLAGEFWYVNITQALIDYFSLKYNFKE; from the coding sequence ATGCAGAAAAAGAAATATAATATTGGACAATTAAGAAGGCATACTTCTGAAATGACTGATGAAAGAGCATTTTTTGCTAATGAGACAGATAATCCACTGTGTTATGCTTTTGATAAGAAGCCTTCTGTCCATCCTTTTTTAAAAGGAATACCTATAGAAAATTATAAAAATGTTTGGGAAGATTCACTCAATAAAAAGGCAAAGCCAGAAAAAAGGGCTATTTATATAAATATTCCTTTTTGTGAGACTCATTGTATATTTTGCGGTTTTTATCAAAATGCATTTAAAAAAGAAGAAGAATCAAATTATATAGAATGTTTATTAAAAGAGATGGAGATGCTTTCTGATAAGCTATTTATTGTTTCTCATCCATTTCATGCTGTTTATCTTGGTGGTGGTACACCTACAGCATTAAGTGCTAAGGGGCTTTTTAAGATATTAACTGCTATTAATAAATATTTTCCTTTATCAAATGATTGTGAGATTACAGTTGAAGGAAGGATTTATCATTTTGATAAGGAAAAGATCCTTGCCTGTATTGATGCAGGGGCAAATCGTTTCTCTCTTGGGGTGCAAAGCTTTAATACATTTGTAAGAAAAAAGATGGGCAGAATAGAGGAAAAAGAAAGAGTAATTGAAACATTAAATTATATAAAAGAATTAAATTATGCTATATTAGTCATTGATTTAATATATGGTTTTCCATATCAAAGTATGGAGATTTGGGAAGAGGATATAAAGGAATTTATTGATTTAGAAATTGATAGTGCAGATTTTTATCAATTACATATTTATAAAGGAAAAAGGTTAGAAAAAGCAGTAAATGAAGGGAAGATTGCCCCTTTTGCAGATATACCTAATCAGGCATTGATGTATAAGAAGGCAGTAGAGATGATGAAAAAAGAAAGATATTTAAGGCTTTCTATGACCCATTGGGCAAGGGATCATAGGGAAAGAAATATTTATAATACATTAGCAAGATGTGGAAGTGTTTGTATTCCTATTGGCTCTGGGGCAGGTGGTTGGTTTAATAATTACTTTTTTTATCAAGATAATAATCTTTCTTCATATTATAAAAGAATAAAAAATAATGAAAAACCAATAAGCTTTTGTATGAGATGGCCAGATTATGCTACAATGTTTAGGGAGATTATTGGAAGTATAGAGACTAAAGGGGCATGTAATTTAAGAAAGATATCTAAAAAATATAAATATGATTTGGAAGATATCTTTTTGCCTATTTTAAATCAATGGGAAAAAGTAGGGCTTATAAGATTAAATGATGGCTGGTTAGAATTAACTTTAGCTGGTGAGTTTTGGTATGTAAATATTACTCAAGCATTGATTGATTATTTCTCTTTAAAATATAATTTTAAGGAGTAA
- a CDS encoding cell wall metabolism sensor histidine kinase WalK — MIRKILIKENLKLNFDLDFFADEIGKALGVRVTIVDISGKVVADSEVSRENLKYLENHSNRPEILSALKKNIGISKRYSTTLKQEMLYVALPLIKKEKLLGTVRLALPLVDVERIIFQAKRIALISLGLGLLMAIIISFLLSHSFARPIKKITETATAMAKGDFKKRIGIYPKNEIGILAYTIDDLARTVEQYISQLNQEKGYLETILKSIYEGIVVTDKNGEIVLYNDTFKLLFPKVEIGKSSIEILRDEKLVKGIEEVIKGKERLSIELVLFHPKERVFEVHLCGIKHNTKTIGSIAIFYDITHLKRLERMRRDFVANVSHELRTPLTSIKGYAETLLYEEDIEKIKEFSSIILKHTDFLIKLTHDLIELSTIESEGFRLKKEHVSLKELIEETIETFKEKVKRKDIKIELKIKDTQTIWANEERARQVFNNLIDNALKYTEKGKIEINAEEQGRFMIIKVSDTGIGIPKKDLTRIFERFYRVNKERSRASGSTGLGLSIVKHIVEAHGGEVWAESELGKGSTFFVKWPR; from the coding sequence TTGATTAGAAAAATTTTAATAAAAGAGAATTTAAAACTTAATTTTGACCTTGATTTTTTTGCTGATGAAATAGGAAAGGCTTTAGGGGTAAGGGTTACTATTGTTGATATTTCAGGAAAGGTTGTGGCTGATTCTGAAGTAAGTAGAGAAAATTTAAAATATTTAGAAAATCATAGCAATAGACCTGAAATACTAAGTGCTTTGAAAAAAAATATTGGAATAAGTAAGCGTTATAGCACTACTCTAAAACAAGAAATGCTTTATGTAGCCCTACCTTTAATCAAAAAAGAAAAACTGCTTGGTACAGTAAGGCTTGCTTTACCTCTGGTTGATGTTGAGAGAATAATCTTTCAGGCAAAAAGGATTGCTTTGATATCCCTTGGATTGGGTCTTTTAATGGCTATAATTATTAGTTTTTTACTTTCTCATAGTTTTGCTAGACCTATTAAAAAGATTACAGAAACAGCTACAGCTATGGCTAAGGGAGATTTTAAAAAGAGGATAGGCATTTATCCTAAAAATGAGATAGGTATACTTGCCTATACCATTGATGACTTGGCAAGGACGGTTGAGCAATACATAAGTCAACTAAATCAAGAAAAGGGTTATTTAGAGACCATTTTAAAAAGCATTTATGAAGGGATTGTGGTTACTGATAAAAATGGAGAGATTGTACTTTATAACGATACTTTTAAATTGCTTTTTCCAAAAGTAGAAATAGGGAAAAGTTCTATAGAAATTTTGCGGGATGAAAAATTAGTTAAGGGGATTGAGGAAGTAATAAAGGGAAAAGAAAGATTGTCTATAGAGCTTGTCCTTTTTCATCCTAAAGAAAGGGTCTTTGAAGTCCATCTTTGCGGGATAAAACATAATACAAAAACTATTGGTAGCATTGCCATATTTTATGATATTACCCATTTAAAGAGGCTTGAAAGGATGAGACGCGACTTTGTTGCCAATGTCTCACATGAATTGCGTACTCCTCTTACTAGCATCAAGGGATATGCAGAGACACTGTTATATGAAGAAGACATAGAAAAAATAAAAGAATTTTCCTCTATTATTCTAAAACATACAGATTTTTTAATTAAATTAACTCATGATCTAATTGAGCTTTCTACAATTGAAAGTGAGGGCTTTCGCCTTAAAAAAGAACATGTTTCTTTAAAAGAATTGATTGAAGAAACAATTGAGACATTTAAGGAGAAGGTAAAAAGAAAAGATATTAAAATTGAATTAAAAATAAAAGATACTCAAACTATATGGGCAAATGAAGAACGGGCAAGGCAGGTTTTTAATAATCTTATTGATAATGCATTAAAGTATACAGAAAAAGGTAAAATTGAAATAAACGCTGAAGAACAGGGTAGATTTATGATTATAAAAGTCAGTGATACAGGCATAGGTATTCCAAAAAAGGATTTAACTCGCATTTTTGAGCGTTTTTACCGAGTAAATAAAGAACGCTCTAGGGCATCAGGTAGTACAGGGCTAGGGCTTTCTATTGTAAAACATATTGTTGAGGCTCATGGTGGTGAAGTTTGGGCAGAAAGCGAATTAGGGAAAGGTTCCACATTTTTTGTTAAATGGCCAAGATGA
- a CDS encoding nucleotidyl transferase AbiEii/AbiGii toxin family protein, with translation MIYEEVFKEFEKRKVKYLIVGGIAVNFYGYVRLTVDLDLMIDLSDENLSKIVDILEKLGYVPKVPVEPHELISREKRDEWIQKKGAIVFTFIHPKNPFKLIDIFLVNPVNFEQAYSNKKVIQIKGINVNVASIDDLIKMKSLCGRPRDIEDINHLKRIKQLREKCED, from the coding sequence ATGATTTATGAAGAAGTTTTTAAAGAGTTTGAAAAAAGAAAAGTAAAGTATCTTATTGTTGGTGGTATAGCTGTCAATTTTTATGGATATGTAAGACTGACTGTAGATTTAGACTTAATGATTGACTTATCAGATGAAAATCTATCTAAAATTGTTGATATTTTAGAAAAATTAGGTTATGTTCCAAAGGTTCCTGTAGAACCTCATGAATTAATATCAAGAGAAAAAAGAGATGAATGGATACAAAAAAAAGGAGCAATTGTATTTACCTTCATACATCCTAAAAATCCATTTAAGCTTATAGACATATTTTTAGTTAATCCAGTTAATTTTGAACAAGCATATTCAAACAAAAAGGTAATTCAGATTAAAGGGATAAATGTAAATGTGGCTTCTATTGATGACCTTATAAAAATGAAAAGCCTTTGTGGTAGACCTAGAGATATAGAAGATATTAATCATTTAAAGAGAATTAAACAATTGAGGGAAAAATGTGAAGATTGA